The Halococcus saccharolyticus DSM 5350 genome window below encodes:
- a CDS encoding cation:proton antiporter regulatory subunit, giving the protein MLSENSTLAESGIYETTGCRVIAVTDDSGFSSTIDPQREFTGDERLVVVGTDEAVHQFEKRFDVSSTEAVS; this is encoded by the coding sequence ATTCTCTCGGAGAATTCGACGCTTGCTGAATCGGGGATCTATGAGACAACTGGCTGCCGGGTGATCGCTGTCACGGATGATTCCGGGTTCTCAAGCACTATCGACCCCCAACGGGAGTTCACAGGTGACGAACGGCTCGTGGTTGTGGGAACCGACGAAGCGGTTCACCAGTTCGAGAAGCGGTTCGATGTCTCGTCGACTGAAGCGGTCTCGTGA